The Pyxidicoccus sp. MSG2 DNA segment CTGCGGAGTGGGGATGTAGCTGTCCACCGCCTCCATCAGCTTCAGGATGGCAGGCTCGCCGATGTCGCTGGTGTCACCCTCCAGCGCCTTGAGGGCCGAGCCGGGGACGATGGGGATGGTGTCGCCGGGGAACTCGTACTTCTTGAGCAGGTCCCGGACTTCCATCTCCACGAGCTCGCGCAGCTCGGGGTCGTCCAGCATGTCCACCTTGTTCAGGAAGACGACGATGTAGGGCACGCCGACCTGGCGGGCCAGGAGGATGTGCTCACGCGTCTGGGGCATCGGGCCGTCCGCGGCCGAAACCACCAGGATGGCGCCGTCCATCTGCGCCGCGCCGGTAATCATGTTCTTGACGTAGTCGGCGTGGCCCGGACAGTCGACGTGGGCGTAGTGCCGGTTCTTCGTCTGGTACTCCACGTGCGCGGTGGAGATGGTGATACCGCGCTCACGCTCCTCCGGCGCCTTGTCGATCTGGTCGTACGCCATGAACGTGGCGCCGCCCGTCTTCGCCAGCACCTTGGTGATGGCGGCCGTCAGCGACGTCTTGCCGTGGTCCACGTGTCCGATCGTGCCGATGTTCACGTGGGGCTTGTTACGCTCGAACTTCTCCTTGGCCATGACACTCCTCTAAAAAATGGAGCCCTGAACCAGGATTGAACTGGTGACCTCATCCTTACCAAGGATGCGCTCTGCCAACTGAGCTATCAGGGCTTGGCGATGCTGTGGACTACAACGGTTGGAGCGGGAAATGGGACTCGAACCCACGACATTCAGCTTGGAAGGCTGACGCTCTACCAACTGAGCTATTCCCGCGTTGCCGAGTGGAGGGAGGTGGATTCGAACCACCGAAGGCGTGAACCGGCAGATTTACAGTCTGCTCCCTTTGGCCGCTTGGGTATCCCTCCATATTCCCATGTCATCTACTGCTACAGCGTACCGCGACTGCCAACTGCGTCCCGGGCCCTCATCCGCGGCCCCGTCCTGCTTGGCCGGCGGCGGGACTTGAACCCGCGACCTACTGATTACAAATCAGTTGCTCTACCGACTGAGCTACACCGGCACTCATCCGGCTGCCACCACCACGCCCAACCCGACATCAGCGGAACCGTCGACCACCCGGCACCGCCCTGAGAGGGGCGCCCTTTTAAAAGTCCCCACCGCCCAAGTCAAGGACATTGATCCCGGGTGGCGGCCTACCGAACGGGGGCACTCCCCCGCTGGCGGGCGACCTCGTATAGCAGAATGCCCGCCGAAACGGACGCATTCAGTGAACCGACCTGACCGGTCATCGGAATCCTGAGGCGGAAGTCGCAGTGCTTCAGGACGCCTTCCCGCACGCCTGTCCCCTCGGCCCCCACCACCAGGGCCAGGGGGCCGTCCAGCCGGGCGCTCCACATGGGTTCGGTGGCTTCCACGTCCGCCGCAGCCACCCACAGGCCGGCCTCCTTCAACTCCTCCAGGGCGCGGGAGACGTTCACCACGCGGGCGATGAGGGTGTGCTCCACCGCCCCCGCCGACGCCTTGGCCACGGTGCCCGTCACCTGCACCGCGCGGTCCTTGGCAATCACCACCCCGTGCGCACCGAGCGCGTTCGCCGAGCGGATGATGGCGCCCAGGTTGTGCGGGTCCTGGATGCCGTCGAGCACCACCACCAGCGGAGGCTTGCCGGTGGCCTTCGCCGCCTCGAGCACGTCCTCCAGCTCCGCGTACGTGTAGCCGCGAAGCTCCACCACCACGCCCTGGTGCACGCCGCCCTCGGACAGCGCGCCCAGGCGCTCGCGCGTCACCTTCTCCACGCGGACGCCAGCATCGCGCGCCCGGCTGAGCAGCTCTCCCGCCGCGCGGGCGCCGAGCTGCCCCTCCACCAGGTAGAGGCGCTCCACCTCTTCCGGCTTCGCCCGCAGGGCCTCGAGGACGGGGTTCACCCCGTAGACGAAACGCTGCTGCGACTCGGCGCTGCCACGCCTGTCCTCGCGCTCCCCTCCTCGCTCCCGGCGCTCGCCTCCACCACGCTCACCACCGCCGCGCTCGCTGCCACCGCGCGCGTCGCCACCACCACGGCCCCGGGGAGGACGCTCTCGTGTGGCCACCTAGAGGACCTCGACAGGCAGGGACACCGTCTTCTGCTGACGGGCGCAGATCTTCTCGGTGCAGATGAAGAACAGGAGCTTGGCGTCCACGCTGCCCTTGCCGGCGGTGGTGGTGGTGAAGGGGACCTCGAAGCGCGGGTCGGCGAACTCCTGGCCCGCGGCCTTCTTCGCCACCGAGTCCTCGCGGCCCAGCTTCTCCTTCGCTGGAGAGAGCTGGGTGCCCTTCACCTCCAGCTTCAGCGGGGCCTCCTCGGACACATGGGCGCCCGACTTCGTCTTGATGGCGAGCACGAAGACGCCCTTCTCCCCCGCCTTCACCTGGGTGGAGGTGCCCTCGGTCGTCACCTCGTAGAGGCTGGTGGGGTCCACGTCCTCGGCGAGCGCCGGGGCCGAGCCGGCCAGCACCGCGAGCACGGCGGCCACGGAAGTGAAGCGTTGGATGCGCAGCATGAAGTCGTCTCCTGGAATCGGGTGTTCCGTATCACGGCCTGCGACGGCGGGGGCCGCCTTTCTCTTCAACCGCCCCCCGCGCTCGCCTTCGTCGCGCGTCCGTTCCCCTTCCGCGGCGCGGTCGCCGGCGGAACCGGCAACACCGCCGGCGGTGACAGGTCCGGCAGGGACACGGGGGGCGCGCCGGCCACCAGCGCTTCGGCACGTTCGATGATGAGGGTGGCCAGGTCCATGCCGGTGGCGGCCTCCATCTCCGGAAGCGCGGGAGAGCTGTTCACCTCGAAGACCTTGGGCTGCCCCTGCACGTCGAGCATGTCCACCGCCGCCACCTCCAGCCCCACCAGGCGGGTGGCCTTCTCCGCGGTGGCGCGCTGGCTCGGGGACAGTTCAATGACCTCCAGCCGGGCGCCCTTGTTGAGGGTGTGCGCCAGACGCCCGGGGCGCGGCTTACGGCGCACCGCGGCCACCGCCTGCCCGCCCACCACGAGCACCCTCACGTCCTGGCCGGAGCTCTTCACGTACTCCTGCATGACGAGGTTGTGCCCCAGGCCCAGCACCGCCTCGAGCGCGGCCTCCAGCGACTGGAGGCTTTCGCACACCATGACGCCGTGCTTCTCCTGCCCCTGGAGCAGCTTCACCAGCACCGGAACACCACCGACCAGGCCCACCATCTCCTTGAGGTGGGCCGCGTCACGCGCCATCACCGTGGCGGGAATGCCGATGCCGTGCGCGGACAGCAGTTGCAGCGAGCGCATCTTGTTGCGCGACTGGGCAATGGCCTGGGCGTGGTTGACGAGCGGCACGCGCGCCAGCCCGAACTGGTTCACCACCGCGAGCCCGTACGTGCTGATGGACTGGGCGATGCGGGGGAGGACGACGTCCGTGGGCGCCAGCTTCTTGCGGTCGTAGTAGAGGGTGGCGCTGCCCCCATCCAGGTGCATCTGCACGCGGAGCGGGTTGAGCACCCGCATCCGGTGCCCCCGCGCGCGGCCCACCTCGACGAGGCGCCGGGTGGACGGGATGGAGGCGGAGCGCGACAGGAGGGTGGCTTTCATGGGGGCGGCCCCACCGGGGAGCGACGGACCTATAATCCTCGCCCCGCGCCGGGTAAAGCCGCCCCTCAGGCCACCAGTCTAGCGCTGGCGGATTGCCCGGATCTCGATGTTGATGGGCGAGTCCGGGCTGGACGCCTTGATGCGCTCGCAGGCCGCGCCGTTGAACAACACGCCACGGTCATCCAGCGTCCAGGTGTTGCCACCCGTGAGGGTGCGCTCGCTGTCGATGTAGACGACGATGAGCTTCGGGTCCGACGGAAGCTGGGATGGGTCCATCGGGATGAGGCAGGGCTCCGGGTTGACGACCTTCTTGCTGATGGCCTCCAGGGCCTGGGCCAGCTCGGTCTGGTTGCCCGCCTGGTAGAAGCTGCGCTGGCACAGGCGCGTCACGGGGTCACACGGATCATTGGGGCCGCAGGACGTCTGCCCTGCCTCGCAGGTGCGGGCGAAGCCGCCGGCGCGGGCCATGGCGTCCAGCACCGCGGGGCCGTCGCCCTCGGCCGTGTCCGCGCCGAAGCCGATGACGATGGTGGTGATGTCCTTGCCGGACAGCTCCCGCACCGCCGTCACCGACGCGTCCATGTCCAGGCAGCCGCGCCGCGAGAAGGTGCCAGAGCACGCCGACGCGCCCGTCTGGGTGCACTTGCACGCCGCCGGGTTGGTGCCATCGTTGACGTTGTCCGGGTTGCAGTTGGGCAGGCCGTCCGTGAGGAGGATGACGAAGTTCGTGCGGTCCTTGGACTGCATTCCCTCCAGGCCCCCCACGAAGCGCAGGCTCAGGCTGGTGGGCGTGCCGCCGAAGGGCCGGCCCGCCCCCGCGTTGGGGATGCCCTGGATGAGGTCGTTGATCTGGTTGGCATGCGTCAGCAGGGACGCATCGTCCTCGGCCGCCGGCAGGTCCTTTCGCACGGACAGCGTTGAGGAGGGGGTGCACGAAACGCTGCTGGAGGTGGAGCCGTTGGTCTCCGGGTAGGTCGTCAGGCCGAAGCGGACGAACTGGCCGGAGTTGGCGAGGAACTGCGGCACCGCGGCCTGCAGCTCCGTCCAGCGCGTGGGACAGATGGCCGTGTTGCAGGGCAACGAGTCACCGCACGTCTCGACATGGTTATCCACCGGGACCTGGCAGTCCGGATCCGCCTTGTTCACCGGGTCCGTCATCGAGCCGGAGATGTCCACCAGCATCATGATGTTCGGCTTGCGGCTGCGAGCCTGGATGGTCTCCTCGACCGTCGTCTGCGCGATGGCGAGCGGCTCCACCGGCTCGAAGTCGTACGTCTGACAGGCCGTGGCGAGGGCACCCGTGATGGTGCCGAAGGCAAGTGCGCTGAGGAGGGTCAGCTTGGCGCGCATAGGTGATGGGTTCCTTCTGATGCTGATGGGATCGCGGAGCTTCCGCGCGGCCGGGGCTTCAAGGGGGGGTACGGCGTTACCGCAGCGTACCAAGTCATTCCCGCCGGACGCTACAGTGTCGGCGGACGGGTGCCCGGTCGTTCGGATGCTACTGCGACGTTACAGCGGTAGCCGATACGAGGTGGGCGCAGGTGCTCACACGTGCCGCGTAGCTGACAGGCATGTCCGCCTGGAGGGCACGCGCCGCGGTTACAGCGCGAGGGTGCGAGCGCCCTGCGTGAGCCGCCAGAGCGAGGCCAGTCCCAGTACCTCGTCCAGCGTGCGTTCCAGCTCTTCCGGGACAAAGCCGCAGATGCGCACCGTGGTGTCGCAGGCAACGAGCTTCACGCCCAGGGCCCGCGCCTCCTCCAGCATGCGCGCGGGTGGAGGCACGCCGAGGCCTTCCGCCCGGGCGCACTCCTCCTGCTCACGCGCGCCCTGGGGATGCCCGAAGCCCCCACCGACGAGCTGTCGCAGCGCATCGAAGGCGAAGACGACGTACACCTCGTCACCCATCGCCGCGGCGGTGATACCCATGGAGGCGGCCTGGAACGCCGGCTCATACGTGGCGTGCTGGAGGAAGAAGAAGACGCGTCCGGCCATGACGGTGAGACCTTAGTGCGGTTCGAGTCCGGCGGGGCAATCGGCATATAACCCGGGAAGTCACCCTGTCCGGGGAGCCCCCATGACGACATCCCTGCCCTCTCGTTCTGGCGCTGTTGCTTCGCGCCTCCGTCGACGCTGGATGCCGGGCGTGCTCGGTGCGGCGCTGCTGCTCGCCGGCTCCGGCGTCATGGCCCGGATGAACACGCGCGCCACCGTGGAGCCGCCCTCCGCTCCGGGCACGGACGCCCTCCCCTCCAGTGAGCTGCGGGCCCGGGTGCTCGCGCTGCTGGATGCCTCGCAGGCGGGAGCGCGGGAGGAGGCCTGGCGCCGGCTGGGGCCCGACGCCGCACCCGTGCTCACCGCACTCGCAGTGGACCGCGAGACGCCCGTCGCTCGACGTGCGCTGGCCCTGACCTCGCTGGCGATGGTGGACCCGGCGGGTGGCGCGGGCTCCATCCGCGAGGTGCTGGAGGATGCGCGCGCTCCCGCGGACGTGCGCGCCAGCGCGGCGGTGGCCCTGGGCCGATGCCTGGGACTGGAGGCCATTCCCGCCCTCCTCAACCGACTGCGGGACCGCGAGGACCGCGTGCGCGAGGCCGTCGCCGTGACGCTCGGACGCCTGGGCGGGCAGCAGGTGCGGCAGGCGCTGGAGGACCGACTGCCCCTGGAGGAGCGCCCCCTCGTCCGCGAAGCGCTCCAGCGCGGCCTCACCCTCGTCGAGCCTTGAGAGGGCATGTGGGGCCCGACTCGGGGCTCGCGTCGGCCCGGAGCTTCCGTTAGATGGGGGCCATGCGGCCTACCGTCCTGCTCTTCGACATCGATGGAACCCTCGTCACCACCGGAGGCGCCGGGCGCCGCTCCATGGACTTCGCCTTCGAGCAGCTCCATGGGCGCCGCGACGCGTGCGACTCGTTCAGCATGTCCGGGATGACGGACCGGGCCATCGTCCGCAAGGCGCTGAACATCATCGGCGCGGAGGACTCGACCGGGGCCATCGACGCGGTCATCGCCGCCTACCTCGCCCACCTCACCGAGGAGGTGCGGAGGGTGGATGACCAGCGCTACCGCGTCTTCCCGGGCATGCGGGAGGCCGTGCTCGAGGCCCGCTCGCGCACGGGCTTCGCGGTGGGCCTGGGCACCGGCAACGTGCGTGAGGGCGCTCGCGTGAAGCTGGAGCGCGTGGGCATCTATGACCAGTTCGCCTTCGGCGGCTTCGGCTGCGACGCCGAGGACCGCGTGGAGCTCATCCGCTGCGGCGCGAAGGCCGGCGCGGCGCTGCTCGGCGCCCCCGTGGACGACTGCCGCGTGGTCGTCATCGGCGACACACCCAAGGATGTGCACGCGGCCCGGGGCATCGGCGCGGAGTGCATTGGCGTGGGCACCGGCACCTACACGGCAGAGGCCCTGCTCAAGGCCGGCGCCAACGTCGCCTACCCGGACTTCACGCACCGCGAAGCCATGACGGTGCTGCTCGGCGGACGCTGAAGCCGTGCTATCTCCCGCCGCTCTTCCGAGGAGCCCGCTGAATGTCGTCCACGCTCGAGTCGTATGAGCTCATCCGCTTCGCCGAGGCCTTCGAGGCCCGGCTCGCCACCGCGGGAGAGATGATCGCGGGAAGGCCCGGTCTGGAGTCCGAGAAGCGCTGGCTGGCCGATGCCCTGGAGCTGGTGCGCACGTCGCGCGCGCCCTCCGCGGGCGTGCTGGACCGCGTGAAGGATTTGCCGGAGCTGGAGGAGGCGCGCGAGGAATATGCGTTCCACCAGCAGGGCCTGTGGGTGGACGCGCTGGAGAAGCTCCACGCCGGAATCACCTTCACCGCGAGCAGCCGCGCGCCCGTCATCGAGGCCCTCTTCCCGCACGTGAAGTTCCCCCAGCTTCGCCGCGCGCCTCGCGACGCCGTCATGGAGTACGCCACGTCGTACGAGCGCCGCACCAAGAGCTCGTACGTGACGCGCATCTTCGGCCGCGACGACTTCGCCCTCGTGCGCCCGGTGATGGAGCAGGTGGCCGCAGCCCACGCCGCGTGGCGCTCCAGCCACGAGCCCGCTCCGCTCTCACCCGAGGTGGAGACCGTCCTGCGCGAGGAGCTGGTGTCCCTGGGCCGCAAGCTCGACGTGGCCCTGCGCCAGGCGCGGCTGCTCTCCGAGGCCGCGATGGTGCCCGTCCCCAGCGTCTACGAGGCCGCGGGATTGAGCCTCAAGCCCAAGCGCCGCGCCGGACGCGGGCTGGGACCGACGGCCGACGAGGCCCTGGCCGGCTTCGGCGACGAGGCCGTGGACTCCATGGAGCCTACCGAGGCGGAGCTGGCCGAGGTCGCCGCGCTGGATGCGGGCGGTGATGATGGCGCGGTGGGCGCCGCTGCACCGGTTGCGGGGGCGCACGCGCAGACCGGGGATGCGCGGGAGAACGCAGCGGAGCTGGAGGCGGCGGAGCAGGCCAGCCCGGCCGCGAGTGCTGAGAGCAGCGCGGACGATGCGGAGGTCCCGAGCCCCGTGATTGGCGGAGCGGAGGACTCAGCGCACGAGGGAGTAGCCTCCGTACCGGGCTCCCGGGCCAACACCTCGCCCTCCCGTGAATCCCCTGCCCCGGGTTCGGAGGACAGCGGCGATTCCTCTCAGTCGTCGGAGGCTTCCACCGAGTCCGTCAGCGAACCCCAGGCCGAGCCTCGTGGAGCCCGGAAGGGCCGCAAGAAGGCGGAGGCCGCCCCCACTCCGTCCGAGGGAGAAGCACCGCCGCCCCCGGCGAGCGCGGAGGCCCAGGCGCCTCGCGTGCGGAAGAAGAAGGGGGCGCCCACTCCGGACACCTCCGGATCCGATACACCCTGAGCTCTGAGCGGTCCCCGGACCGCGCCGTTAGAGGAACCCGGCCATGGCGGACGTCGCCCTTCCCATCGATCCCCTCCTGCCGGAAATCGTCTCCACGCTGCGGGGCTCGCGCTCGCTCGTGCTGGAGGCCCCTCCCGGCGCGGGCAAGACGACGCGCGTCCCCCGGGCGCTGCTGGAGGCGGGGCTCGGACAGGGCAAGGAGATTGTCGTCCTCCAGCCGCGCCGCCTCCCCACCCGGCTCGCCGCCCAGCGCGTCTCCGAGGAGATTGGCGAGCGCGTCGGAGACACCGTCGGCTACCAGGTCCGCTTCGAGGACGTGCGCAGCGCGAAGACGCGCCTGTCCTTCGTCACCGAGGGCGTGCTCGGCCGCCGCCTGCTGTCCGACCCGAAGCTGAAGGACGTGGGCATCGTCGTGCTCGACGAGTTCCACGAGCGGCACCTGTCCGCGGACATCTCGCTCGCCCTGCTGCGCCGGCTCCAGGAGACCGCGCGCCCCGACCTCAAGGTCGTCGTCATGTCCGCCACCCTGGAGGCCGAGCCCATCCGGGCATATCTCGGAGGTTGTCCCTCCCTGCGCTCCGAGGGCCGCCGCTTCGACGTGAGCGTCGAGTACCTCCCCGCACCCGATGAGCGGTACCTCGACCAGCAGGTGCTCTCCGGCATCAAGCGCGTGTTCGCCAACGGCCTCGACGGCGACGTGCTCGTCTTCCTTCCCGGCGCCGGAGAAATCCGCCGCGCGCGCGACGTCTGCGCCGAGTTCGCCGAACGCCACGGCACCGACGTGCTTCCGCTCCACGGAGACCTCTCCCCCGCCGAGCAGGACCGCGCCGTGCGCCGCAGCCCGCGCAGGAAGATCATCCTCTCCACCAACGTGGCGGAGACCTCCGTCACCATCGACGGCGTGGCCGTGGTCATCGACACCGGACTGGCGCGCGTGGCCAGTCACTCGCCCTGGTCCGGCCTGCCGCAGCTCAAGCTGTCCAAGGTCAGCCGCGCCTCCGCCATCCAGCGTGCGGGCCGCGCCGGCCGTACGCGCGCCGGCCAGTGCCTGCGCCTCTACACCCAGCACGACTTCGACGGTCGCCCCGAGCAGGAGGCCCCCGAAATCCGCCGCATGGACCTGGCGGAGACGGTGCTCTCCCTGCGCGCCTCCGGCGTGACGGACCTGGCCTCCTTCCCCTTCTTCGAGTCGCCTCCCCCCGCCTCGCTCGACGCCGCGGAGACGCTGCTGCGCAGGCTGGGCGCGGTGGACGCGAAGGGGCTCGTCACGGACGTGGGCCAGCGACTCCTGCGCTTCCCCGTCCACCCGCGCCAGGCCCGCGTCATCGTCGAGGGCGAGCGCCGGGGCGTGGGCAACGAAGCCGCCACGCTCGCGGCCCTCATGGGCGAGCGCGACATCCGCCGCGAGGCCCGCGCCAACCTCGGCAGTGGCAGCCGTGGCTCCGCCGTCGTCAGCGGCCCGTCCGACCTGCTGGAGCTGCTCGAGCGCTTCCGCGAGGCCGAGCGCGCGAACTTCGCCTCCGGGCGTCTGCACTCGCTCTCGCTGGAGGCCGGCGCGGTGCAGTCCGTGGACCGTGTGCAGAAGCAGCTCCGGCGCGCGGTGCGAGGCCAGGGTGCGCGCCCCCACCGCCCCGAGGACGTGGAGCAGTCGCTGATGCTCAGCGTGCTCGCCGGCTATCCGGACCGTGTGGCACGCCGTCGCCGTCCCCGCGCGCCCGAGCTGCTCCTGTTCGGCGGCGGCACCGTCTCCCTCTCCGAGATGAGCGTGGTGCAGGACGCCGACCTCATGGTCGCCGTGGACGCCGAGGAACGGCCGGGGCGTGGCGCCATGGTCCGCATCGCCAGCGCCGTGGAGCCCGAGTGGCTCCTGGACCTCTACCCGGATGCACTGGAGGAGGTGGACACCCTCCAGTGGAACGCCGAGGCCCGCCGCGTCGAGCGCCTCACCCGCCTGTCCTACGGCAACCTCGTGCTGGAGGAGACGCGCACCCCCGCTCCTCCATCCGAAGCAGCCGCCCGTGTGCTCGTCGAGGCCGCGCTCGCCGCCGGACCGGGGAAGTTCGCGGACCCGGAGGCCCTGGAGCAGTGGCGCACGCGCGTGGCCCTGCTGGCGCAGGCCTTCCCCGAGGCGAAGTTCCCCGCCGTGGACGACGCCTTCCTGCGCGACGCGCTGGCCTCGCTGTGCTCCGACGCGCGCAGCTTCAAGGACCTGGAGGGTGTGTCACTCCTCGACGCGCTCTACGCTCGGCTCACCTCCGAGCAGCAGCGGCTGTTGGCCACCCATGCGCCGGAGCGGGTGACGCTGCCGGGCGGACGCGGCGTCAAGGTGCACTACGAGCCGGGCAAGCCGCCGTGGGTGGAGTCACGCCTCCAGGACTTCTTCGGCATGGCCCAGGGACCCAACGTCTGCGCGGGCCGCGTCCCGCTCGTGCTGCACCTGCTGGCGCCCAACATGCGCGCGGTACAGGTGACGACGGATCTGGCCGGCTTCTGGGAGCGGCACTACCCGGCCATCCGCAAGGAGCTGTGCCGCAAGTACCCGCGGCACTCGTGGCCCGAAGACCCGCGCCACGCCCAGCCGCCCGCGCCGAAACCACCTCGGCGCTGACAGAGGTTACAGGCGCTTGTGCATCTCCAGGTGGTCGATGCCGGCTTCCTGGAAGACGGCGCCCACCGGCTCGTAGCCGTGCTTCTTGTAGAACTCGAGCGCGTACAACTGCGCGTGCAGCATGATGCCCGTGACGCCACGCCGGCGCGCTTCGTCCTCCAGCGTGGTCAGCAGCAGCGAGCCCACGCGCGCCTTGCGGTGCGACTGGAGCACCGCCATGCGGCCAATCTGCCCCCACCTGCCGGGCTGGTTGGCGGGAGCCTGCGGCAGCATCACCAGGCGCCCCGTGCCGATGGCATGGCCGCCCTGGTTGGCGATGACGTGGTAGGCGTTGGCGTCCTCCGCGTCGCGCTCGATGCCCTCGGGGACGTGCTGCTCCTCGATGAACACCACTTCGCGGATGGCGAGCGCCTGCATGAGCTCCGCCTCACCCTGAATCTGGGTGATGATAACGGGCGCGGTGGTATCCGTGGGAGTGGCCATGTCGGGGGCAAGGTACACAAAAGCCCGCGACGCCAACAGGCGGAAAAAGCCGCCCGGCATGCCAAGGTGCGGTCCCCATGCCAGGCCAGCATCCGGCAGCCGCCCGAGTATCCCTGGCCGGCTTCTATTTCCTCTATTACGCAACGGTAGGGATCGTCCTGCCCTTCATGCCCGCGTACCTCAAGTCGCTGTCGCTCTCGGCGACGCAGGTGGGGCTGCTCCTGTCCATCGGTCCCCTGGTGTCGCTGCTCGCGCCGCCGATGTGGGGACACCTGGCCGACCGCACGGGCCGTGCTACTCGCGTGCTCACCGGGCTGGCCTGCGGCGCGGCGCTCGCCTTCTCCCTCCTGCTGGTGGCGCGCACCTTTCCGCAATTGGTAGCCACGCTGGTGACATACGGCGTCTTCGCGTCCTCCTTCACGC contains these protein-coding regions:
- a CDS encoding DsrE family protein, which encodes MAGRVFFFLQHATYEPAFQAASMGITAAAMGDEVYVVFAFDALRQLVGGGFGHPQGAREQEECARAEGLGVPPPARMLEEARALGVKLVACDTTVRICGFVPEELERTLDEVLGLASLWRLTQGARTLAL
- the hrpB gene encoding ATP-dependent helicase HrpB — translated: MADVALPIDPLLPEIVSTLRGSRSLVLEAPPGAGKTTRVPRALLEAGLGQGKEIVVLQPRRLPTRLAAQRVSEEIGERVGDTVGYQVRFEDVRSAKTRLSFVTEGVLGRRLLSDPKLKDVGIVVLDEFHERHLSADISLALLRRLQETARPDLKVVVMSATLEAEPIRAYLGGCPSLRSEGRRFDVSVEYLPAPDERYLDQQVLSGIKRVFANGLDGDVLVFLPGAGEIRRARDVCAEFAERHGTDVLPLHGDLSPAEQDRAVRRSPRRKIILSTNVAETSVTIDGVAVVIDTGLARVASHSPWSGLPQLKLSKVSRASAIQRAGRAGRTRAGQCLRLYTQHDFDGRPEQEAPEIRRMDLAETVLSLRASGVTDLASFPFFESPPPASLDAAETLLRRLGAVDAKGLVTDVGQRLLRFPVHPRQARVIVEGERRGVGNEAATLAALMGERDIRREARANLGSGSRGSAVVSGPSDLLELLERFREAERANFASGRLHSLSLEAGAVQSVDRVQKQLRRAVRGQGARPHRPEDVEQSLMLSVLAGYPDRVARRRRPRAPELLLFGGGTVSLSEMSVVQDADLMVAVDAEERPGRGAMVRIASAVEPEWLLDLYPDALEEVDTLQWNAEARRVERLTRLSYGNLVLEETRTPAPPSEAAARVLVEAALAAGPGKFADPEALEQWRTRVALLAQAFPEAKFPAVDDAFLRDALASLCSDARSFKDLEGVSLLDALYARLTSEQQRLLATHAPERVTLPGGRGVKVHYEPGKPPWVESRLQDFFGMAQGPNVCAGRVPLVLHLLAPNMRAVQVTTDLAGFWERHYPAIRKELCRKYPRHSWPEDPRHAQPPAPKPPRR
- a CDS encoding ATP-grasp domain-containing protein, with the translated sequence MKATLLSRSASIPSTRRLVEVGRARGHRMRVLNPLRVQMHLDGGSATLYYDRKKLAPTDVVLPRIAQSISTYGLAVVNQFGLARVPLVNHAQAIAQSRNKMRSLQLLSAHGIGIPATVMARDAAHLKEMVGLVGGVPVLVKLLQGQEKHGVMVCESLQSLEAALEAVLGLGHNLVMQEYVKSSGQDVRVLVVGGQAVAAVRRKPRPGRLAHTLNKGARLEVIELSPSQRATAEKATRLVGLEVAAVDMLDVQGQPKVFEVNSSPALPEMEAATGMDLATLIIERAEALVAGAPPVSLPDLSPPAVLPVPPATAPRKGNGRATKASAGGG
- a CDS encoding GNAT family N-acetyltransferase; this translates as MATPTDTTAPVIITQIQGEAELMQALAIREVVFIEEQHVPEGIERDAEDANAYHVIANQGGHAIGTGRLVMLPQAPANQPGRWGQIGRMAVLQSHRKARVGSLLLTTLEDEARRRGVTGIMLHAQLYALEFYKKHGYEPVGAVFQEAGIDHLEMHKRL
- a CDS encoding HAD family hydrolase; amino-acid sequence: MGAMRPTVLLFDIDGTLVTTGGAGRRSMDFAFEQLHGRRDACDSFSMSGMTDRAIVRKALNIIGAEDSTGAIDAVIAAYLAHLTEEVRRVDDQRYRVFPGMREAVLEARSRTGFAVGLGTGNVREGARVKLERVGIYDQFAFGGFGCDAEDRVELIRCGAKAGAALLGAPVDDCRVVVIGDTPKDVHAARGIGAECIGVGTGTYTAEALLKAGANVAYPDFTHREAMTVLLGGR
- a CDS encoding HEAT repeat domain-containing protein; its protein translation is MTTSLPSRSGAVASRLRRRWMPGVLGAALLLAGSGVMARMNTRATVEPPSAPGTDALPSSELRARVLALLDASQAGAREEAWRRLGPDAAPVLTALAVDRETPVARRALALTSLAMVDPAGGAGSIREVLEDARAPADVRASAAVALGRCLGLEAIPALLNRLRDREDRVREAVAVTLGRLGGQQVRQALEDRLPLEERPLVREALQRGLTLVEP
- the cglB gene encoding adventurous gliding motility lipoprotein CglB, producing MRAKLTLLSALAFGTITGALATACQTYDFEPVEPLAIAQTTVEETIQARSRKPNIMMLVDISGSMTDPVNKADPDCQVPVDNHVETCGDSLPCNTAICPTRWTELQAAVPQFLANSGQFVRFGLTTYPETNGSTSSSVSCTPSSTLSVRKDLPAAEDDASLLTHANQINDLIQGIPNAGAGRPFGGTPTSLSLRFVGGLEGMQSKDRTNFVILLTDGLPNCNPDNVNDGTNPAACKCTQTGASACSGTFSRRGCLDMDASVTAVRELSGKDITTIVIGFGADTAEGDGPAVLDAMARAGGFARTCEAGQTSCGPNDPCDPVTRLCQRSFYQAGNQTELAQALEAISKKVVNPEPCLIPMDPSQLPSDPKLIVVYIDSERTLTGGNTWTLDDRGVLFNGAACERIKASSPDSPINIEIRAIRQR
- the tuf gene encoding elongation factor Tu, which translates into the protein MAKEKFERNKPHVNIGTIGHVDHGKTSLTAAITKVLAKTGGATFMAYDQIDKAPEERERGITISTAHVEYQTKNRHYAHVDCPGHADYVKNMITGAAQMDGAILVVSAADGPMPQTREHILLARQVGVPYIVVFLNKVDMLDDPELRELVEMEVRDLLKKYEFPGDTIPIVPGSALKALEGDTSDIGEPAILKLMEAVDSYIPTPQRATDKPFLMPVEDVFSIAGRGTVATGRVERGKVKVGEEVEVVGLRPTQKTVVTGVEMFRKLLDEGMAGDNIGALVRGLKREDLERGQVLAKPGSITPHTKFKAQIYVLSKEEGGRHTPFFKGYRPQFYFRTTDVTGTVKLPDNVEMVMPGDNIAIEVELITPVAMEKELRFAVREGGRTVGAGVVAEIIE
- the rlmB gene encoding 23S rRNA (guanosine(2251)-2'-O)-methyltransferase RlmB, yielding MATRERPPRGRGGGDARGGSERGGGERGGGERRERGGEREDRRGSAESQQRFVYGVNPVLEALRAKPEEVERLYLVEGQLGARAAGELLSRARDAGVRVEKVTRERLGALSEGGVHQGVVVELRGYTYAELEDVLEAAKATGKPPLVVVLDGIQDPHNLGAIIRSANALGAHGVVIAKDRAVQVTGTVAKASAGAVEHTLIARVVNVSRALEELKEAGLWVAAADVEATEPMWSARLDGPLALVVGAEGTGVREGVLKHCDFRLRIPMTGQVGSLNASVSAGILLYEVARQRGSAPVR